The following proteins come from a genomic window of Canis lupus familiaris isolate Mischka breed German Shepherd chromosome 31, alternate assembly UU_Cfam_GSD_1.0, whole genome shotgun sequence:
- the TFF1 gene encoding trefoil factor 1 precursor translates to MEHRVIYVLVLVCALTLSSLAQGQQETCTVAPHHRDNCGSPGITPSQCKDKGCCFDNTVRGVPWCYYPVAVDNPPEEECPF, encoded by the exons ATGGAGCACAGGGTGATCTACGTCCTGGTGTTGGTCTGTGCACTGACCCTCAGCTCCCTGGCCCAGGGCCAGCAGG AGACGTGCACGGTGGCCCCTCACCACAGAGACAACTGCGGCTCTCCGGGCATCACGCCTTCCCAGTGTAAGGACAAGGGCTGCTGTTTCGACAACACAGTTCGTGGGGTCCCGTGGTGCTACTACCCTGTGGCCGTGGACAACCCTCCCGAAG AGGAGTGTCCCTTCTAG